From the Maioricimonas rarisocia genome, one window contains:
- a CDS encoding sulfatase: protein MNRLWLPLLILFVAALHQPAAAAESRPNIVLILADDLGWTDLACMGSEYYETPHIDRLAQQGVTLQSFYVCQNCAPTRAALISGQYAPRTGIYTVGTFKRGREQDRGMIPPENQRQLPTDKVTIAEALKQAGYVTGMFGKWHLGNGKEYHPSQRGFDEAIVSNGRHFKFRTIPPTRKPADDEYLADFLTDRAVDFIDRHSDEPFFLYLPHFAVHVPLHAKPDLISRYRAKAGVGGHNDPVYAAMIHSVDESVGRVTDALERHGLSDNTLLIFTSDNGGVGGYRVPGTDQRKGTTDNTPLRGGKGMLYEGGVRVPFIARWPGAIPSGSKSDAPVAHVDLYPTFVELAGGTLPEDYTLDGTSAVDVLKQPSAAHERPPIYWHFPGYLESYIEEDVWRTTPVSVIRDGNFKLLEFFEDDRLELYDLSKDIEEKHDLSTELPEKTRALHEKLEAWRDETGALMARQTP from the coding sequence ATGAACCGACTCTGGCTGCCTTTGCTGATTCTCTTCGTCGCCGCGCTGCACCAACCGGCTGCTGCCGCCGAGAGCCGTCCGAACATCGTCCTCATCCTGGCCGACGACCTCGGCTGGACGGACCTGGCCTGCATGGGAAGCGAGTACTACGAGACGCCACACATCGACCGGCTGGCACAGCAGGGAGTGACGCTGCAGAGCTTCTACGTCTGTCAGAACTGTGCCCCGACGCGAGCCGCCCTCATCAGCGGTCAGTATGCGCCTCGGACCGGCATCTACACCGTCGGGACGTTCAAGCGGGGCCGCGAACAGGATCGGGGCATGATCCCGCCGGAGAACCAGCGCCAGCTGCCAACCGACAAAGTCACCATCGCCGAGGCCCTCAAGCAGGCGGGCTACGTCACCGGGATGTTCGGCAAGTGGCACCTGGGAAACGGGAAGGAGTATCACCCGTCCCAGCGCGGGTTCGACGAGGCGATCGTTTCGAATGGACGGCACTTCAAGTTCCGCACGATCCCGCCGACGCGGAAGCCCGCGGACGACGAGTACCTCGCAGACTTCCTCACCGATCGGGCTGTCGACTTTATCGACCGGCACAGCGACGAACCGTTCTTCCTCTACCTGCCGCACTTCGCCGTCCACGTTCCCCTGCATGCCAAGCCGGACCTGATCTCCCGCTATCGTGCGAAGGCCGGAGTGGGGGGCCACAACGATCCGGTGTATGCCGCGATGATCCACAGCGTCGATGAAAGTGTCGGTCGCGTGACGGATGCTCTCGAACGTCACGGACTGTCCGACAACACGCTGCTGATCTTCACGTCGGACAACGGCGGCGTCGGCGGCTATCGGGTGCCGGGGACGGACCAGAGAAAGGGGACCACCGACAACACGCCGCTTCGTGGCGGCAAGGGAATGCTGTACGAGGGTGGCGTGCGGGTTCCGTTCATCGCCCGCTGGCCGGGCGCCATCCCGTCCGGATCGAAGTCCGACGCTCCCGTGGCTCACGTCGATCTGTACCCGACGTTTGTGGAACTGGCCGGCGGAACGCTCCCCGAGGACTACACACTCGACGGCACCAGCGCCGTGGACGTGCTGAAGCAACCGTCTGCCGCACACGAGCGCCCGCCGATCTACTGGCACTTCCCCGGCTACCTCGAATCCTACATCGAAGAAGACGTGTGGCGGACGACTCCGGTGTCAGTGATTCGGGACGGTAACTTCAAGTTGCTGGAGTTCTTCGAAGACGACAGGCTCGAGCTGTACGACCTGAGCAAGGACATCGAGGAAAAACACGATCTGTCGACCGAGCTGCCGGAGAAGACCCGCGCGCTGCATGAGAAGCTCGAGGCCTGGCGTGACGAGACAGGGGCACTGATGGCCCGGCAGACGCCGTAG
- a CDS encoding RimK family alpha-L-glutamate ligase encodes MKLAILSCSPRCYSTRRLKEAAVGRGCKVKVLNTLRFGIDLAQGDPDLYYRGKHLSTYDAVLPRIGASITYFGTAVVRQFEQMDVFCANSSNGISNSRDKLRSLQILSRHHIGMPETTFVRDRSDVLPAIERVGGAPVIIKLLEGTQGVGVILADSVKVAEAIIETLQSARQNVLVQKFVAESKGRDIRAFVVGDQVVASMRRVAQGSEFRSNVHRGGRTEGVDLDETFRETAVRSAQIMGLRVAGVDMLEGRDGPQVMEVNSSPGLEGIETVTGLDVAGAIIDYMRAQIDFPEMDVRQRLTVSRGYGVAELYIPEGSGYVGRTLEESKLRESDINVLTLNRGTTVIPNPKASRVLEPGDRLLCFGKLEAMRDMVPPRARRARRPRIRTLPPNPGEPS; translated from the coding sequence ATGAAGCTCGCGATTCTCTCCTGCAGTCCCCGCTGTTACAGCACACGACGCCTGAAGGAAGCTGCCGTGGGCCGGGGCTGCAAGGTGAAGGTGCTCAACACGCTCCGGTTCGGCATCGATCTGGCGCAGGGGGACCCGGATCTCTACTACCGGGGCAAGCATCTTTCGACCTACGACGCCGTCCTCCCCCGTATCGGCGCATCGATCACCTACTTCGGTACTGCCGTCGTCCGGCAGTTCGAGCAGATGGATGTCTTCTGCGCGAACTCGTCCAACGGCATCAGCAATTCGCGGGACAAACTGCGGTCGCTGCAGATCCTCTCGCGGCACCACATCGGGATGCCCGAAACCACGTTTGTGCGTGATCGCAGCGATGTGCTGCCGGCCATCGAACGGGTGGGCGGGGCTCCGGTCATCATCAAACTGCTGGAAGGTACGCAGGGAGTCGGCGTGATTCTGGCCGACTCGGTCAAGGTGGCCGAGGCGATCATCGAGACGCTGCAGAGCGCCCGCCAGAACGTGCTCGTCCAGAAGTTCGTTGCCGAAAGCAAGGGGCGTGACATTCGCGCCTTTGTCGTCGGCGATCAGGTGGTTGCCTCGATGCGGCGTGTCGCCCAGGGAAGCGAATTCCGCAGCAACGTGCACCGCGGTGGTCGAACCGAGGGAGTCGATCTGGATGAGACCTTCCGCGAGACGGCTGTGCGGTCGGCACAGATCATGGGATTGCGCGTGGCCGGCGTCGACATGCTCGAAGGACGTGACGGTCCCCAGGTCATGGAGGTCAATTCCTCCCCCGGCCTCGAGGGAATCGAAACGGTCACCGGCCTCGACGTCGCCGGTGCCATCATCGACTACATGCGGGCCCAGATCGACTTTCCCGAAATGGACGTGCGGCAACGTCTGACGGTCAGTCGTGGTTATGGGGTTGCCGAGCTGTACATCCCCGAAGGTTCCGGCTACGTCGGCCGGACTCTGGAAGAATCGAAACTGCGGGAAAGCGACATCAACGTGCTGACGCTCAACCGGGGCACGACCGTCATCCCGAATCCCAAAGCGAGTCGTGTCCTGGAACCGGGGGACCGTCTGCTTTGCTTCGGCAAACTCGAAGCGATGCGTGACATGGTTCCGCCCCGGGCCCGTCGGGCCCGCCGTCCGCGTATCAGGACGCTCCCTCCGAATCCCGGCGAACCGTCCTGA
- the acpS gene encoding holo-ACP synthase, translating into MIVGLGTDIIEILRIGEMIERHGELFLQRVYTEQEIRYCQRRKEAIQHYAGRWAAKEAVMKTLGTGFIKGIRWKDIEVVSKRSGAPIIQLAGGALEKSKSLGIDQVLITISHCRTYATATAIAVQAAARLPE; encoded by the coding sequence ATGATCGTCGGCCTTGGCACCGATATCATTGAAATCCTGCGCATCGGCGAGATGATCGAGCGGCACGGCGAACTGTTCCTGCAGCGCGTCTACACCGAGCAGGAAATCCGCTACTGCCAGCGGCGCAAGGAAGCGATCCAGCACTACGCCGGCCGCTGGGCCGCCAAGGAAGCGGTGATGAAGACGCTCGGCACCGGCTTCATCAAGGGAATCCGCTGGAAGGACATCGAGGTGGTCTCCAAACGAAGCGGAGCCCCCATCATCCAGCTGGCCGGTGGTGCTCTCGAGAAGTCGAAGTCGCTCGGCATCGACCAGGTTCTGATCACGATTTCTCACTGTCGCACATACGCGACTGCAACGGCGATCGCAGTCCAGGCGGCGGCACGCCTGCCGGAGTAG
- a CDS encoding IS110 family RNA-guided transposase: MSTVARFVGLDYHDDSVRVCVMDSQGNVLASRDVDNHWCDVASLVEHTLPDGCEQFTVEASLEACNGAAHLAHELIERAGWSVRLGHAGIVNRMKQNPDKSDKADAFILADLVRIGYLPRVWLAPQEIQDLRTLVRLRTQYVKRQTEIKLRIRALLRGLRLKAPKDINPWTRAWLAWLKATEMNEITTFVRDEHIEELERIKEKIGRVEAQLKKVTRGDAVVARLLSLDGVGWITAITMRAEIAHFERFNSGKQLARYCGVTPRNASSGKRQADAGLVKAGNNHLRQVLIQAAHRLINFDPHWKAFAHRLKKQGKEYNVIVAAVANRWVRRLYHHMQPERLLSP, encoded by the coding sequence ATGTCGACCGTAGCACGTTTTGTCGGACTCGACTACCACGACGATTCTGTGAGGGTGTGCGTGATGGATTCCCAGGGCAACGTCCTCGCCAGCCGCGATGTGGACAACCACTGGTGTGACGTCGCGTCCCTGGTCGAGCACACGCTTCCGGACGGCTGCGAACAGTTCACCGTGGAGGCATCACTCGAAGCCTGCAACGGAGCAGCACACCTGGCACACGAACTCATCGAACGGGCCGGTTGGTCCGTCCGACTGGGACATGCGGGGATCGTCAATCGCATGAAGCAGAACCCCGACAAGAGCGATAAGGCGGACGCATTCATCCTCGCGGACCTGGTCCGGATCGGCTATCTGCCCCGCGTCTGGCTGGCACCGCAGGAGATCCAGGATCTGCGGACGCTCGTGCGACTGAGAACCCAGTACGTGAAACGACAGACCGAAATCAAACTGCGAATCCGTGCCCTCTTGCGAGGTCTGCGACTGAAGGCCCCGAAAGACATCAATCCCTGGACCCGGGCCTGGTTGGCGTGGCTGAAAGCCACTGAGATGAACGAAATCACGACCTTCGTCCGCGATGAACACATCGAGGAACTCGAACGGATCAAGGAGAAGATCGGCCGCGTCGAAGCCCAACTCAAGAAGGTGACCAGGGGCGACGCCGTCGTGGCCCGCCTGCTGTCCCTGGACGGCGTCGGCTGGATCACCGCGATCACCATGCGGGCCGAGATTGCCCACTTCGAACGGTTCAACTCCGGCAAGCAGCTGGCCCGCTACTGCGGAGTCACGCCCAGGAACGCCTCGTCCGGAAAACGACAGGCCGATGCCGGCCTGGTCAAGGCGGGCAACAACCACCTGCGGCAGGTGCTCATTCAGGCGGCCCACCGACTGATCAACTTTGACCCTCACTGGAAGGCATTTGCCCACCGTCTCAAGAAACAGGGCAAGGAGTACAACGTGATTGTGGCGGCGGTCGCCAACCGCTGGGTGCGTCGACTGTATCACCACATGCAGCCGGAGCGACTGCTCAGCCCCTGA
- a CDS encoding DinB family protein, with amino-acid sequence MTAVASLLDELRAAREYTNGLLDHVPDGDWYRMPAEGVTHIAWQVGHLAWAELGLCLVRVCGMSPEEISLLPKHYGELFGKGSVPRTEDDRHPEPAELRAAADRVHAAALEAVSQLDDSVLDEPAGPPHLMFTSKREALRWCAHHELTHTGQIILLRRLLGHTARR; translated from the coding sequence ATGACAGCTGTTGCGTCATTGCTGGATGAGTTGCGGGCCGCCCGGGAATACACCAACGGGCTGCTGGACCATGTTCCCGACGGCGACTGGTACCGGATGCCGGCTGAAGGTGTCACACACATTGCCTGGCAGGTCGGGCATCTGGCGTGGGCCGAACTTGGGCTGTGCCTGGTGCGGGTCTGTGGCATGTCTCCGGAAGAGATCAGCCTACTGCCGAAGCACTACGGGGAGCTGTTTGGCAAAGGCTCGGTGCCGCGAACTGAAGACGACCGACACCCTGAACCGGCGGAATTGCGTGCAGCGGCTGATCGCGTGCATGCTGCCGCTCTTGAAGCGGTCTCGCAGCTGGATGACTCGGTACTGGACGAACCGGCCGGTCCGCCACATCTGATGTTCACGAGCAAGCGCGAGGCCCTGCGGTGGTGTGCCCATCATGAGCTGACGCACACCGGGCAGATCATTCTGCTGCGCCGCCTGCTGGGGCACACGGCCCGACGGTGA
- a CDS encoding CDP-alcohol phosphatidyltransferase family protein, translated as MNTPESVDTAAHPAGADRTAPLRILFWLLANGLTLLRLLAGLAYPLSTAPWRVILLIYAAISDLIDGEVSRRLGVASMTGQILDPIADKVFVLAVLFTLLFEGNVTALELLFIGARDFSVLAVAVIAVTIHPQSWTKMPSRISGKLATAGQFLFLLNAVVWPPLVPGLVWAAGLLSCAAGIDYVLVAFRTAPWRQARLEAATEETQ; from the coding sequence ATGAACACACCGGAAAGTGTCGATACCGCTGCCCATCCTGCGGGGGCCGACCGGACGGCGCCCCTGCGGATTCTGTTCTGGCTGCTCGCCAACGGGCTGACCCTGCTCCGATTGCTGGCAGGACTGGCGTACCCGCTGAGCACGGCTCCGTGGCGAGTGATTCTGCTGATCTACGCGGCCATCAGTGATCTGATCGATGGAGAGGTCAGCCGTCGGCTCGGCGTAGCTTCGATGACCGGCCAGATTCTCGATCCGATCGCCGACAAGGTCTTTGTACTCGCTGTGCTGTTCACGCTGCTGTTCGAGGGGAACGTGACGGCGCTCGAACTGCTGTTTATTGGAGCCCGTGATTTCAGCGTGCTGGCCGTTGCGGTGATCGCCGTGACGATTCACCCGCAGTCCTGGACGAAGATGCCCTCCCGGATCTCCGGGAAGCTGGCGACGGCCGGGCAGTTCCTGTTCCTGCTGAACGCAGTCGTCTGGCCACCACTGGTGCCGGGGCTGGTCTGGGCTGCCGGCCTGTTGAGCTGTGCTGCGGGGATTGACTACGTTCTCGTCGCGTTCCGGACCGCGCCCTGGAGACAGGCCCGGCTCGAAGCGGCCACCGAAGAGACTCAGTGA
- the trpS gene encoding tryptophan--tRNA ligase, producing the protein MRVLSGIQPTGRFHWGNYFGAIQQYIALQDNDQAFYFIADLHALTTVREADTLRGFTRDAAIDLLALGLDPERATLFRQSDIPEVTELTWLLMTVTQMSLLEKCHAYKDKIAKGLAADAGLFTYPVLMAADILNYDSDVVPVGQDQVQHIEVTRDLAQRFNHIYDTEVFVLPKAQVLESSAKVPGTDGEKMSKSYDNTIEVFEATKKQRKKIMSIKTDSTPVEDPKDPESCAVFTLFKLFSTEEEQAELAGRYRAGGMGYGEAKKLLNEHALNYFAEARERRADLEAHPDRVEDILQTGAEQARRKAAEVLDRARTACGLKSRSH; encoded by the coding sequence ATGCGCGTCCTCTCCGGTATCCAGCCCACGGGTCGTTTCCACTGGGGCAATTACTTCGGTGCGATCCAGCAATACATCGCCCTGCAGGACAACGACCAGGCGTTCTACTTCATCGCCGACCTGCACGCCCTGACCACCGTCCGGGAGGCAGACACGCTGCGTGGCTTCACCCGGGATGCGGCAATCGACCTGCTGGCTCTGGGGCTCGATCCTGAGCGGGCGACACTGTTCCGGCAGTCGGACATCCCGGAGGTGACCGAGCTGACGTGGCTGCTGATGACCGTGACGCAGATGAGCCTGCTCGAAAAGTGTCACGCGTACAAGGACAAGATCGCCAAGGGACTCGCCGCCGACGCCGGCCTGTTTACGTACCCGGTGCTGATGGCCGCCGACATCCTGAATTACGACAGCGACGTCGTACCGGTCGGACAGGATCAGGTGCAGCACATCGAGGTGACTCGCGACCTGGCACAGCGGTTCAACCACATCTACGACACCGAAGTCTTCGTGCTGCCGAAGGCACAGGTGCTCGAGTCGTCCGCGAAGGTTCCCGGGACGGACGGCGAGAAGATGTCCAAGAGCTACGACAACACGATCGAGGTCTTCGAGGCGACCAAGAAGCAGCGCAAGAAGATCATGTCGATCAAGACCGACTCGACGCCGGTCGAAGACCCCAAGGATCCCGAGAGCTGTGCCGTGTTCACCCTGTTCAAGCTCTTCAGCACCGAAGAGGAACAGGCGGAACTGGCCGGGCGCTACCGGGCCGGCGGCATGGGGTACGGCGAGGCGAAGAAGCTGCTGAACGAACACGCACTGAACTACTTCGCCGAGGCGCGGGAGCGACGGGCCGACCTGGAGGCCCATCCGGATCGGGTCGAAGACATCCTTCAAACCGGAGCCGAGCAGGCCCGCAGGAAGGCAGCCGAGGTCCTCGATCGGGCCCGCACGGCTTGCGGTCTGAAGTCCCGCAGTCACTGA